In the genome of Photobacterium sp. TLY01, one region contains:
- the infA gene encoding translation initiation factor IF-1, which translates to MAKEDVIEMQGTVLDTLPNTMFRVELENGHVVTAHISGKMRKNYIRILTGDKVTVELTPYDLSKGRIVFRSR; encoded by the coding sequence ATGGCAAAAGAAGACGTAATCGAAATGCAAGGTACTGTACTGGATACACTACCGAATACTATGTTCCGCGTTGAGCTGGAAAACGGTCACGTAGTGACTGCACACATCTCTGGCAAAATGCGCAAAAACTACATCCGTATCCTGACCGGCGACAAGGTGACAGTTGAGCTGACGCCTTACGATCTGTCTAAAGGCCGCATCGTCTTCCGTTCACGCTAA